CACTAATTGTTGGTGTTGTATCTTGTGTATTTGTATCAGTTGTTCCTACTGGTGTTTCACTTGGAGCTGTATTATCTGTTGTAATATCAATAGCTTGTGTTGGTCCAGCATTTCCAGCTTCATCGGTAAAGCCTACATTTACTGTTGTTTCTGTATCAGGGTCTAATGTGATTGCAGGATCTACTACTACGCCATCAATTTCACCTACTGTTACGTCAACTGTTGCTGGTGCTGCATCTATTTCTGCTTGTGTAAGAACATGATTCCCTATTACTTCACCATTTGAGTCTGTAATCTCAATTACATCTCCTGCTTCTAATGTTGAATCTCCTGCTCCATCTACTGGTAATGCTACACTAATTGTTGGTGTTGTATCTTGTGTATTTGTATCAGTTGTTCCTACTGGTGTTTCACTTGGAGCTGTATTATCTATATATACTGATACTTCTGCTGAAGAGTCACTTGCATTTCCTGATGCATTAGTAACCTCTGTAACTAAAGTATGTGCTCCTTCTGCTAAGTCTGTAGTTACCGGAATTGCTACAGCGTTTGGAGTTGTTTCAGTTCCTGTTACTGTATATGTTCCAATTATTACATCTGAACCAGAAATTGTATCAATTAAATCAATTACATCTCCTGCTTCTAATCCACTTACATCTACTGTTACTATTGGAGTATTATCATTAGTGTTTTCATCTACCACAGGTAGGGGTGACGTTGGGGAGTCTGTTCCACCACCTATTCCGCCAAATGAAAAACTTGAAAAAGAAGAGCTAGGAGAATCAGCTGAAGCACTAGAGTCACTTGAATCATCAGGGGCACTAGAATCAGCCGCTTCAGATGAAGAAGCAGAGTCTGAAGATCTTTCATTTAAATCATAGTCTTTTTTATCACTTTGAGTCGATGTCCCAGATACAAAAGTTGTTTCATCTTTAATGTCTACTGAACCAGCAGCAGCTTCAAGGGAATCTATAACTTCAAAATCAAAATCACTAGTACTTAGAAGCTCTTTTAATTGTTCTAAGATATCTATTTCAAAACTTTTTCCAGCAAGTGCATCATCAAAATATTCTTGTACTTGTTTAATGTTTACAAGTTTAAGTTCAGTAATAACATCAACGATTTTTGAGAAAACAGCTTCTGCTTTTGAACCCAAACTGTTTATGATCATAGTGGTATTACTATCTTGTAAAACAATAGTATTAATGTTTTTTAATATATCTTTAGATAAATCAGAATCAATTTTATATGATGTGGATAAATTTTGCTCGCTTAGTATTAATGTTAACATGAAAAGACTCCTAGGAATAATTACAGTAATATTACTACAAAAAAGTCTCTAAAAAGTTTTTTTTATAATAAAATAATATATTTTTACATTTAATCTTTTTTTTGATGTATTTTAAATATTATTATACTATTTATTTATTATTTTAATACTAGTTATCGCTCATGTAAGGCGTTATTTTTTGTTTTCAAAATAGGCTTCAAAATAAAGTCTAAAATAGATTTTTTACCCGTTATAATATCCACACTAGCAACCATTCCAGGAATAATTGGCAAACGCTCACCATTTCGTTCTAAATAGTTCTTATTCGTTTTAACAAGGACTCGATAATAGGTCTTTTGATCTTTACTTTCTTTATCAACAATACTATCCGCTGATATTTCAATTATTTTTCCTTCTAATCCCCCATAAATAGAAAAATCATATGCCGTAATTTTTACAATAGCTTTTTGTTTAGGATTAATAAAAGCAATATCTTTGGGATCAATTTTAGCCTCAATTACTAAAACTTCACTTTGAGGAACAATTTCAATTAAATCTTCACCAGACCTTACTACTCCACCAATAGTATTAATATGAATTTGTTTCACAATTCCATCAACTGGTGACACAATTGTAGTTTTGTCTACTTTATCTTTTTCTGCAACCAATCTTGCTTTATATTTTCTAAGTTCACTTTGTGTTTTTTGTAAAGTATCTGAAGCTTCTGTTCTAAAGCCTTGTACTTTTTCTTCTATTTTATTACGTGCTTCATCAACACCTAGTTTTGCTCTTGGTTCTGAAATTAAAGCTGTTTCTAAATCTCCTAAAGCTTGTTCATACTCTTTTTCAATATTCAATAAATCAAAATTAGATTTAATTCTTGAACGTACAAGTTTTGCAATAGTAGCTCGCTGTTTTTTAATAATTTTTAAAGATTTTCTTAACTTTCTGATGGTACTTGTAATTTCTTTTACTTCAAGTTTTTTTTGTTCATATTGATTTTCTAAAACTCTAATTGAAACTTTTAGCTCAGTAAATCTGTTTTTAAAAAGTCTGTTTTCTGCTCGTACATAATCTTCATTCTCTTTCAAAGAGATAATGTCATCAAATTTTAAAACAGGAACTTTTCTATTAATTTTAACGGTAGTTTCAGCTAATAACCTTGTTCTTACTGCCAATAAACTATAGTATTCTGCTTTATTTTCTTGGAAAGAAGCTTGAAAACGCGTAGTATCAATTTTCATTAATTCATCGCCTTTTTTAACAATTTGACCTTCTTTTATTAATATTTCAGAAATAATTCCACCATCAAGATTTTGAATCTTTTGAATCTTATCTGTGGGGATTACTTTTCCGTTTCCTCTAGCTAATTCATCAATTTCTGCTAATGCTGCCCATAAAATAGCACTTACAAACAAAGCTGCAATTATCATAAATAAAAAACCTGATCTTGAATTGGGTGCTTCGTTTGCATTCGCATACATTGTATTAACAAAGTTCATGTCATTTTTAAAATCATCTGCCATAAAATTATTTACCTTTTTGTGCTTGGACTTGCTTTATTAAAAATTTCTTCTTTTGTTCCATCTGCGACTACTTTTCCATTTTCTAAAATAATAACTCTGTCTACTAATTTTAATAAAGAAGTTTTATGAGTTACTAGTACCAGTGTTTTATCTTCAATGATATCTTCCAAACGTTCAATAAATGAAGACTCAGCTTGTTTGTCCATCGCATTAGTAGGTTCATCAAGCATTATTATTGCAGGATCGGAAATCAATGCACGAGCTAAAGTAACACTTTGTCTCTCACCACCAGAAAGTCCTTCTCCACGTTCACCTACAATTAAATCAAAACCGGCTTCATGTTTATCTAAAAATTCATTTAAACCAGCAATTCTAGCTACTTTTAATAATTCTTCATCTGTAACAAAATGTTCACCAATTGTAATATTATCTTTTATTGAACCCATGAATAAAAAAGGTTCTTGAGGTACTATTCCCATTGATTTTCTCAAATCAACAGGATCAATTTGTCTAGTATCTACACCATCAATCAAAACAGACCCACTGTTTGGTTCATATAAATTCAAAATAAGTTTTAATAAAGTAGACTTACCAGAACCAATTTTACCAAGAATAGCAACTTTTTCACCTTGTTTAATAGTAATATTTATGTCTTTTAAGATTTTATAATTTTTTTCACTGTAGGTAAATTCTAAATCTTTTAATTCAATATCACCTTTTAAATTTGGTCTTGAAATATACAGTTTATCCTCTTTTTCAAGCGGCATTTGCATGATTTCATCTAAATTGTTTAAGGACAACATTGTTCTATCATATCGTATAATCATACCCACAATTTGTGAAACAGGTGCTATTACTCTCCCATTTAACATCATAGAAGCAATAATTCCCCCCATGGTCATTTCTCCATTACTTGCTAAATAAACACCAGCAGCAACAATTAATATATTTGAGAACTGTGACATAAATGCCGTAAAGTAATTAATACTATGAGATAAAAACTGCCCTTCTTCAGCATAATGAACTGTTGCAGAAACGGATTTATCCCAATGTGTTTTCATTCTATTTTGAGCACGTATGCTTTTAATAATTTCTAGGCCTGTAACTGTTTCAATTAAAGTAGTTTGTTTTAATTGTTCTTCTTTTACTGATTTTTCCACAATACTTTTAAGTGGTTTTTGCATATACCAAGACGTTAGTATTAAAATAATTACAATAGCTAAAGTAATGTATCCTAAAGGACCACCAATAAAAAATATAACCATAATAAAAATGATAACAAAGGGTAAATCAACAATAGCAGCCATGGTAGCTGAAGTAAAAAATTCTCTTACACTTTCATAAGACTGTAATCTTGATACAAACTGTCCTGTTGAAGCGGGTTTTGCATCCAGTTTAATATTTAATAAATGATTAAATATTTTATTGGATATTACTGTATCTGCTCTTTTTCCTGCAATTCCTAAATAATAGCTACGTACCATTTTCATAATAAAATCAAAAATCATAATAATAGTAATACCAATAAACAAAGCCCATAAAGTTTCCATCGCATTATTAGGTAAAACTCTATCATAAACATTCATTGTAAATAAAGGAGTTGCTATGATAAAAATATTAATAAACAAAGAAATTAAAGCTACTTGTTTATAAATACTCATATTTCTTTTCATTGTTCCCCAAAACCAATCTTTGGGATTTTCAATTACAATATCATTATTAATTCTATTTTTATAATTGTACTCTGGTTTTATAATGATGACTTCGCCTAAGAACTCTCCCTCAAGGCGTTCAATACTTAGTTCTGTCTGCCCTAAACTAATTCCAGGCATAATTGTAGTAGCCGTACCTTTTTCAAGGTCATAATCCAATAATACACAGGCTCTGTCTTTATCTAATAATAAAACAGAAGGCAATGCTAATTTTGTAATGCTTGCAATATTTTTTCGTTTTACATTTTTGGTTAATAAACCCATTCTTTGAGCAGATTGTGTGAACATCGCATAATTCATAACTTCATTGTGCATAGGAAGAGAAAACATAATCGATTCTGCAGATGTTTCTCGTTTGTGATATTTAGTAAGAAAAAGAAGGCAATCTAAAAGAGAATCAACTCGTCTTCTGTTTTGAAGTTTTGCTAAACTTTGATTTGAGTCATCAATAGTTTTCGCGGCATTAAGTAAATCATCCATTTCACTTGAGGGTTTATCAGGAGATTTATCTACAATCTTTTCACTCTCATTATTTTGAATATTTTGGACTTCAGGATTCTCTTGCAAATCGTGCCTTTAGTGGAATTTATTATACAAATCTTTGTTCTTTGATATTCTACTAATATATGGCTTATTTTTCAACACTTTTTTATTTAAACTTGATAAGATTTCTGTCACTTCATCAAAAGTTTCATAATTTCCATAAAGTATTTTTTTGTATTGACTGTTTTCACCATAGACAAAAACAGTTATTAAGGATTCATTCAATTCATATTCCGATATAAACACATTTACATCTGTATTTGCAGATATTGTTGCAAGATTTATAATATGATTATCATTTTTTAAGGATAAAATTTTATTTTCTAAGAAACCATCAATTTGTTTTGATGAAGTAAGCATTGAGTTTGCATTATTATTCATGTTTAAAGAAAGATTTTCTTGAGAGCTTTTCTCACTTTTGATACTTGAAATATTTAAAGCATCCTCTTTTATATTTTGATTACTTACAGGCTCATCTTTGAATAATTCATTTAATAAATCATCAACACTCTCTTCTTCCTTCTTTTTTTCTTTTTTAACTATCTTTTGACATACTTGTTTGTCTTCTTCTAAAATACTTGTACTTAAAGTAGAAAGTGTTAATAATAAATCATAATAATCAACAAACAATGAAAATTCTCTGTTTACTAAAGAACTGTTTGCTTGAAATAATTCTGCTTGTGCATTTAAAATATCAATAAAAGTTCTAGTGCCTGCATCAAATTCTTGTTTATAAACATCAACAATATTAAAATTATCTTCCACATTCAATTTTAATAATTCAACACGCTTAAGATTTTTATGGTATTTAGAATAGGCAGTTTCGATTTCATCTTTAACTTCGTCAGTAACTGCATTTAAGTTTTCTTGTGCTTCTAATAAAAACTTACGCTCTCTTTGCGAAATACTTTGATCTTTTCCTCCACTAAAAAAATTCCAGGAAAGATTAATTCTTCCTAAATACTCTTTTTGCATCCCATTATCTGCTAATTCTAAATCACTGTCCCATGTGCTTTCTAATTGTAATTTAATGGTAGGTAAAAATTTTGAACTGCTTTGTGCAAGTTTTGCTTTTTGTTTTTTGATTCCTTCAATAGCAGCAAGTACTTTTGGATGATTTAACACACCTTCTTTTAGAGCTTCTGTAAGTGTATTTGGAATATTTTTTGCATGTATTATTGGACGACAGATTAATTCAGGGGCATCTTCTAATACATAGCGTTTAAAGTTATTTCTATTTTTTTGGTATAAGTCTACTTGTTCAAGATATTTTTCTTGTGTAGAATGTAGTTTGGAACTAACTTGGTAAGTTTCAAGAACTTCTCCTGAAATTTCTTCTTTATCTTTCGCTGTTATAAGGTTATCTTCATTAATAACAATAATATCTTCTGATAAACTCATTAATTCTTTGTATTGAACAATTCCTAAATAAGCATTCAAAGATTTAATTATAATTTTTTCAATATTTTCTTTTCGTTTATGTTTATTTTCAATATAATTGGCCTGGTTTTCATCAATTTCAGCAGATGTCAAGCCTCCATTATAAAGTATCTGTTCTAATGAAAGTGTTGCTTTCCACCCTGTTTTATTTACCGTATTTTTAATACTATTAGTAGGATCATTCTTTTTTTTATTTTTTTCAAAATCAGCATTTAAATCAAGTGTAGGATAGTAAGCAGCTTTTTTTTCATCTACATACTCTTGAAACGCTTCCTCATTGTGTAATTCTGCTTTTATTTCAGGATTGTTATCAAATGTTTTTTGTACAGCTTCTTTTAAAGACAATGCATTCAACGTAGAAAAAGAAAGAATAAAAAATATGAAAATTTTATTAGATAGAGACATTATGTACCTTTATATTTAAAAATAAAATATTAATTTATTTTATGCTATTGTAACACAAATAATAATAAATATTCTTAATTATCAAAATTATAGCATGTATAACTTTAAATATTATTTAATTATCTTATTTATAATAACTTTTTTATACTCTGCATGTAAAATTATTAAAAAGTGAAACTATGGACAAACATACAAAGAACACCATTCTTAGGGACTTAAGTATTCTTTATATCGAAGATGAAGAAAATATACGCAAAAATATTACAGCAACCTTAGAACTGTTAGTATTCAAAGTTTTTGCCGTAGCTTCTTATGAAAAAGCCATTGAGGCCTTTAATCTTAATAAAATTGATATCATTATCTCAGACATTAACCTTCAAGGGAAAACAGGTCTTGATTTTTGCAAAGAGATTAGAGTAGATAACCTTGTAATTCCTATAGTTTTGTTAACTGCACACTTAGATACTAACTATTTATTGGATGCAACAAAACTTAAATTGGTTGATTATTTAATCAAACCTATTGATTTTAAGACTCTACATAATGTATTAATAAAATGTGTAGATGAACTTTTGGTTCAAAACATGTTTAAAATAAAATTTATGAATGAGACAGAATTTGATATTAATATGAAAGTCTTGCTAAATAATAAGAAAGAAGATATAAAACTCACTTCCAACGAACTACTCTTATTAGAATACCTCATAAAAAATTCCTATCGTGTTGTTCCCCATCTTGAAATTAAAACAAAAATATGGGAAAAACCAGAAGAAGTGAGTGATTCTGCACTTAAAAATTTACTGAATAAATTAAGAAAAAAAATAGGGAAAGAAGCAATTGATAATATCTCTGGGGTAGGATTTAGACTAATTTATCAACACTAATATTCTTAATCTTTTCAATACTATGTTTGTACTCAAGGATTCCCAATTATGTGTCTTTTTTATTCCAAAATTATTTATTACTTAAAAATGAGCTTTTAAGTAATAAATAACAATTATAAATTTGAAATTACTTGAAATAATTCTTTGTGACTAAAATATTTAATAAAATCTTCGAAGCAAAAAATAAAATTACCAATAAAAGGTTTATTTCATTTAATATTTATTCATTTAAGTAATATATTAAATGCTATAACTAAGTATGAAATCAACTTTTAACACCACTTATATGCTAAAATATTCCTTACTTATTTATAAGGAATAATATTATGAAAAAATTATTAATCTTTCTTCTTTTATCATTAAGCCTTTTTGCTTCCACTCATAAATATATCGAACTCAATGAAAATGAAAAAAAATGGCTTAAAACACACACTATAATTAAACTTGCCGTTATTGATTATTGGGACAGCGACAATGAAAATAACAATATTCATACAGAATTAATTCGCCTTCTTTCTCACTATGGCAATATTAATATAATTCCTCTTTCCTTTGATACTTGGAATGCCGCTTATAACGATGCACTTAAGGGGGAATCAACTCATGGAATCATGTACCTTAGTTGGAGTAAAGAAAAAGAAAAAAAATACTTTCATTATTCTATGCCTTATGATGCAAAAGCAAATTTTCTTGTTGTTAGAAAAGGAAATAGAAACATAAATTCTATAGAGGATTTAAAAAATAAACACGTATATGTTCAAAAGAATGCTGTTACACAAACAATCTTAGAAAATTATTCTTCAGAAATTAATCTAATAGAGCATACAGATAATGAGAAGATGCTTGAGATACTTTCAACAAACAAGAAGATTAATGCAGTATTCATTTATAAAGTAGATAAAGAACAACTAAAAAAGTATGATTTAAAAATTGTAAAAAAAGTGTATGGAAAATATACAAACATACATATTGGAATAACACATCAACATAAAGAACTACAAACTATAATCAATAAAATCATGGCAGTTATTCCGCAATTTGAATTCAATAAAATACAAAGAACTGTTTATAAAAAATCAAATGAATTCGTCCAAATAAATAAACTCTTATTAACAAAAGAAGAAAAATTATGGATAAAGAGTCATCCTGTAATTACCGTAGGAGGAGAAAAGGACTGGGCACCTTTTGATTTTGTTGATGAAAATGGAAAATATAATGGTCTTTCAAAAAATTATCTTGACGTAATTTCTTCACTTACAGGATTAAACTTTGAAGTAAAAACAGGGCAAACTTGGAATGAACTATTAATGGCACTTAAAAATTCACAAATAGATATGTTGCCAGCTATTTATTTTTCCGAAGAAAGAGAAAAATTTGCAAATTTCACCTCTTCTTACCTTTCTATTAGTGACTATTATATCACCAAAGCAAACTACCCAAAGATAAAATCAATTACTTCTTTGTATGGAAAAACTGTTGTTGCAATAAAAGGTTATGAGGTCACTTCTTGGTTAAAAGAAAAACACCCAAAAATCTCTATACATGAAGTATCAAACTTATTAGAAGCTTTGCAAAGCCTTGAAGCAGGTGAGAGTATCGCTTTTTTAAACGATAATCCCTCTTCTTCTTATTCTATTGAAAAAAATTTCATTTCTGGACTTAAGTTTAATAATGTAGTTAAAAACCGAATGCCATTAACCTTACACATGGCAAGTAAAAAAGAATACAAAATACTTGCCACAATTATTAATAAAGCCTTCGTAAAAATCACAAAAGAGCAAAAAAGAACTATAGCTTCACACTGGATGAGCGAAGTAAGTCATAAATCAATTGACCTAACAAAAAAGGAAAGTCTTTGGCTCTTAACAAAACCTATACTTAAATTTGCAGTTGATCCAAACTGGCTTCCTATTGAAGCTATTAATAAAAAATCAAAAAAGTATGAAGGAATGATGGCCGATATCTTAGATATTATTGCAGAGACCTCAGGTATTAAATTTAAGCTTGTAGAAACAAAAGAATGGGGTAAATCCCTAGAACTTGCTAAAAACAACGACGTTGATATTTTAGCAGCTATAAGTATTACAGATAAAAGAAAAAAGTTTTTAAACTTTTCTGATAAAACTATTGTTCTGTCAGATGGTGTTATTATGAAAAATAATAGTACATTTATTACTTCCTTAAATGGATTAAAAGGTCTTAGAATTGGTGTTTCAGATGGAACTTCTTTACATGCTATGTTAAAAGAAGACTATCCCAATTTAATTATTAAACCTATTAAAGGTATAAAAAAAGGTCTTGATAAATTAAAAAATGATGAAATTGATGCTTTTATTGGAAATTTAGAAGTTGCCAGTCATATAATTATTAAAAAACATTTTTTTAATTTAAAAGTAGTTTTCAAACTTGAAAACACTCGTCAATTACATATAGGTTTAATTAAATCTTTACCTCAAGAAGCCCTAAGTATTATAAATAAAACGCTTAACAGCATAAATAAAAATGAACTCAATACCATTCGTCAGCGATGGATTGGATTAAAAATAAATAAAGAAATTGATTATACGATTTTTTACAAGATTGCTTTTGCTGTCATTGTTTTAATAATATTTTTTATATTTACTAATCGTAAATTACAACAGCTTGTAAGAAAACGTACGCAAGACTTACAAAAAGAAAAAGATAAACTTTCATCTTTTAATAAAAACTTAGAAAATCTGGTTTCTCTTCGAACTATTTCATTAGAAGATGCAAAAAATGAACTTGAAGAAAGTAACAAATTAACACGTGATTCAATTAATTATGCTGCACTTATTCAACATGCACTTATTCCAGAAGAAGATACTTTTGATATCTATTTTAAAACACATTTTGCATTATGGAGTCCTAAAGATGTAGTAGGTGGAGATATATATTTATTTGAAGAATTAAGAGGAGAGCATGAGTGTCTTTTAATGGTAATTGATTGTACTGGGCATGGAGTTCCTGGTGCTTTTGTAACCATGCTGGTAAAAGCAATAGAGAGACAAGTCGTTTCAAAAATAGTAAACAATGAAAATTTAGAAGTAAGCCCTGCTTGGATTTTGAGTTATTTTAATAAAAGTATGAAAAAAATTCTAAAACAAGACAATAAAGACTCGCTTTCAAATGCAGGCTTTGATGGAGGGATTTTATATTACAATAAAAAACAAAAGTACATTAAATATGCTGGTGCAGAAACACCTTTATTTTATTTTGAAGAAAATGAATTAAAAGTGATAAAAAGTGATAGGCATTCTGTGGGATACAAAAAAAGTGATATTAACTATGAATTTACAGAACATACAATTGAAGTTAAAGAGGGTATGCAGTTTTATTTATCAACAGATGGTTATTTAGATCAAAATGGAGGAAAAAAAGCCTTTCCCTTTGGAAAAAGAAAATTTCAAGAACTACTTAAAAAAGTTCATACTTTGCCCTATGAAGAACAAAAAGAGGTTTTTATTAGTACTATGAAAGAATATCAAGGAGATGAAATAAAAAACGATGATATAACAATGATTGCATTAAAAATATAACATACTCTATAGCTTCTATTAATAAGTGTACTTATATCTATAAATTAATACTATGTTTTTGTCTAAAAAATGTAAATACCTTCTCTTTGCATTTTTTTATAATATCTACACTATTTTTTCTTTAATTATTTCCTATAAAATTAACACTATAATGCATTTAACATAAAAGGATAAGATCATGAACTTTTTAATTAAAACTTTTGCAAGCATAGGTCTTCTTTTTACCATCATGTTTTCATATGGATTGTATTTAGACATAAAAGCAATGGATAGAACACAAGGTGGATATGAAGCTCCATACGAAGGCGTAAGCGGTGAAATTTTTGATTGGGAGAGTATGGACTTAACATCAACAGGCCTAGTGCAAAGAGGTCATGTCCTTAACTTCATCGTAAATGCAACAACAGGTATGATTAGCCTTGAACTTTTTGGGTTTATTTATGAAGCAAGAAAATTATCACCAAGAGCTATAAAAGTACATAAACCAAGACAGGCTTTCCTTAAAAGAGGTTTTACACCAGAATTTTAATTTTAATTTTAAATCATAAAAGGAATATATATGTTTGAAGTTTTGCTCTTAGCTTTTGCCTTAAGTATGGATGCTTTTGCTGTTTCTATTGGATTGGGTGTAAAATCAAAAGAATTCAATATTTATCTGGCTTTTAAAATAGCCTTCTTTTTTGGAATCTTTCAAGGAATCATGCCACTGTTTGGTTATCTTGCGAGTATTGGTTTAGGAAGTTTTATTGAGGCCTTTGATCATTGGATTGCATTTATACTCTTAAGTATTATTGGAATAAAAATGATAATAGACAGTTTTTCCCAAAATACAGAAGAAATAATCAAAAAATTAACAAATAAAATTTTACTAATTTTAGCTGTTGCTACAAGTATTGATGCCATGGCTGCTGGTTTTAGCTTGGATTTAATGTCTATTAGTCCTTTTTTGTCCATGTTCCTTATTGGAATGGTAACTTTTGTATTTTCTTTTATTGCTGTGTATATTGGAGTAAGAGGTGGTGCTTTTTTAGAGAGCAAGGCCGAAAGATTGGGAGGTGTAGTCTTAATATTGATTGGTTTTAAAATTTTGATAGAGCATACTTTATTCTAAAATAAATACTTAAAAAAGACGAATATTAGCTTTCTTTTGATTTTATGGTCAAAATTAATTATTTGTTGCATAAGTTTTGCTATAATGTGCTCCGAATTCTTATAAACATTTATGATTTAAGATTAGACGATATATTAACACAACAAGGAAATGCAATGGCAACTTTAGTAAACGGAACAGTAAAATGGTTCAACAGTGAAAAAGGTTTTGGTTTTATAGAACCTGAAGATGGTGGAAAAGATTTATTTGTACATTTTAGACAAATTAACAGTAATGGTTATGATAGAGTTTCTTTAAACGATGGTCAGAAAGTTACTTTTGAAGTTGCTCAAGGTGAAAAAGGTCCTCAAGCGGAAAACGTTACAGGTCTTTAATATCTACCTCTAGAAGACAGTTTTTACTGTCTTCTTTTTTTACCTAACATACTCTTTTAATTCAACACCCACAGTCATCTTATAATAATGAAACTTTTTAATGAAATACCTATGTTCTCTCGCAGAATAACTGGTTTTAAAAAAATGTGTATCTTTTCCATCAAAACTAATTGATTGTATTTTTTCATAAATCTTATATAGTCTTTATGCCTACGTTTATTGAATAATTAAATTTTATAGTTCATTTGAGTAAGCCAAGTCTTAGGAAGAATATCTATTCCCTTACTAGCAATCAGCATCATAGTAAAAATCATAGCTCTAACACTAGAGTCTCCCCCTGCTTTTACATTCTGGATCATAAGATTCTCAAAATCATTGTCATACTTCTTAAGTAAATATATTGTACTTTGGAAAGCACCATCCGTAGCACAGGCAGATCCAAATTCATTAATAGCATCAATGGTATTATTAGAATTGTTTAATCCCTCTTGTACATA
This Campylobacteraceae bacterium DNA region includes the following protein-coding sequences:
- a CDS encoding HlyD family type I secretion periplasmic adaptor subunit encodes the protein MADDFKNDMNFVNTMYANANEAPNSRSGFLFMIIAALFVSAILWAALAEIDELARGNGKVIPTDKIQKIQNLDGGIISEILIKEGQIVKKGDELMKIDTTRFQASFQENKAEYYSLLAVRTRLLAETTVKINRKVPVLKFDDIISLKENEDYVRAENRLFKNRFTELKVSIRVLENQYEQKKLEVKEITSTIRKLRKSLKIIKKQRATIAKLVRSRIKSNFDLLNIEKEYEQALGDLETALISEPRAKLGVDEARNKIEEKVQGFRTEASDTLQKTQSELRKYKARLVAEKDKVDKTTIVSPVDGIVKQIHINTIGGVVRSGEDLIEIVPQSEVLVIEAKIDPKDIAFINPKQKAIVKITAYDFSIYGGLEGKIIEISADSIVDKESKDQKTYYRVLVKTNKNYLERNGERLPIIPGMVASVDIITGKKSILDFILKPILKTKNNALHER
- a CDS encoding type I secretion system permease/ATPase, which translates into the protein MDDLLNAAKTIDDSNQSLAKLQNRRRVDSLLDCLLFLTKYHKRETSAESIMFSLPMHNEVMNYAMFTQSAQRMGLLTKNVKRKNIASITKLALPSVLLLDKDRACVLLDYDLEKGTATTIMPGISLGQTELSIERLEGEFLGEVIIIKPEYNYKNRINNDIVIENPKDWFWGTMKRNMSIYKQVALISLFINIFIIATPLFTMNVYDRVLPNNAMETLWALFIGITIIMIFDFIMKMVRSYYLGIAGKRADTVISNKIFNHLLNIKLDAKPASTGQFVSRLQSYESVREFFTSATMAAIVDLPFVIIFIMVIFFIGGPLGYITLAIVIILILTSWYMQKPLKSIVEKSVKEEQLKQTTLIETVTGLEIIKSIRAQNRMKTHWDKSVSATVHYAEEGQFLSHSINYFTAFMSQFSNILIVAAGVYLASNGEMTMGGIIASMMLNGRVIAPVSQIVGMIIRYDRTMLSLNNLDEIMQMPLEKEDKLYISRPNLKGDIELKDLEFTYSEKNYKILKDINITIKQGEKVAILGKIGSGKSTLLKLILNLYEPNSGSVLIDGVDTRQIDPVDLRKSMGIVPQEPFLFMGSIKDNITIGEHFVTDEELLKVARIAGLNEFLDKHEAGFDLIVGERGEGLSGGERQSVTLARALISDPAIIMLDEPTNAMDKQAESSFIERLEDIIEDKTLVLVTHKTSLLKLVDRVIILENGKVVADGTKEEIFNKASPSTKR
- a CDS encoding TolC family protein, with product MSLSNKIFIFFILSFSTLNALSLKEAVQKTFDNNPEIKAELHNEEAFQEYVDEKKAAYYPTLDLNADFEKNKKKNDPTNSIKNTVNKTGWKATLSLEQILYNGGLTSAEIDENQANYIENKHKRKENIEKIIIKSLNAYLGIVQYKELMSLSEDIIVINEDNLITAKDKEEISGEVLETYQVSSKLHSTQEKYLEQVDLYQKNRNNFKRYVLEDAPELICRPIIHAKNIPNTLTEALKEGVLNHPKVLAAIEGIKKQKAKLAQSSSKFLPTIKLQLESTWDSDLELADNGMQKEYLGRINLSWNFFSGGKDQSISQRERKFLLEAQENLNAVTDEVKDEIETAYSKYHKNLKRVELLKLNVEDNFNIVDVYKQEFDAGTRTFIDILNAQAELFQANSSLVNREFSLFVDYYDLLLTLSTLSTSILEEDKQVCQKIVKKEKKKEEESVDDLLNELFKDEPVSNQNIKEDALNISSIKSEKSSQENLSLNMNNNANSMLTSSKQIDGFLENKILSLKNDNHIINLATISANTDVNVFISEYELNESLITVFVYGENSQYKKILYGNYETFDEVTEILSSLNKKVLKNKPYISRISKNKDLYNKFH
- a CDS encoding response regulator transcription factor produces the protein MDKHTKNTILRDLSILYIEDEENIRKNITATLELLVFKVFAVASYEKAIEAFNLNKIDIIISDINLQGKTGLDFCKEIRVDNLVIPIVLLTAHLDTNYLLDATKLKLVDYLIKPIDFKTLHNVLIKCVDELLVQNMFKIKFMNETEFDINMKVLLNNKKEDIKLTSNELLLLEYLIKNSYRVVPHLEIKTKIWEKPEEVSDSALKNLLNKLRKKIGKEAIDNISGVGFRLIYQH